Sequence from the Hamadaea flava genome:
CCGGCGGCAGGATCTGCTGCGGGTGGCCGTCCTGCGGCTCGACAGCCGGACCGCGACCGACCCGAGTCAGCTACTGCGCGCGGCGGGGCTCGCCTTCGCCGATCTGGATACGCGGCTCGCCGCCCGGCTGGCCGAGGCGGCCAACAACGCCGGGGCCGGCTTCCCGGCGCAGGAGCTGTTCGCCACCGCCGTCGGGCTCAACGGCGATCCGCAGAAGGCGCTCGAACTGCTCGACGAGGCCGCGCGCGAGCACACCAGCGACTGGGAGGTGGCCCGGATCGCGGTCGCCCGCAGCGTCCAGCAGATGACCGCGATCGACGACTCCGATCCGCTCGCGGTGCTCGACGACGCCATCGGGCGGGTCACCGATCCGACCACGCGGGCGTGGATCCGGGCGCACATCGCGCCCGAGCGGATGTTCTACGCCTTCTACGAAGACCTCGACAAGCTGCTCGCCGACATCAACGCCGACCCGTACTCGTCGGAGGCGGCCAAGCAGTTCGCGGTGACCCTCCAGCTCGCGATGCGTGCGTGGCGCGGTGAGCCGATGGCGGCGCTGCGCGCGATCGTGCCGATGGAACGCAGCAGCCTCTCCCTGATCCCGGAGATGCCGTACCTGAGCAACTCGATCCACTACACGCTGGGCCAGGCCTCACTGCTCGCCGGCGACGTCATCCACATCCAGGGCGCGCCGGACCAGCCGGAGTTCTTCCCGGTGCTCGAAGGCCAGCAGGTGCTCAACCGCGCACAGGCGCTGCGTATGCTCGGCAGCACCCGCCAGGCGCAGCGGCTCGCCCAGGGCGCGCTCGGTCATCTCCACACGGGTGGCCGGATCTTCCTGCCGGCCGTCTACGCCGAACTGGCGCAGTGCGCGGCGGTCAACGGCGACGGCGCGGCCGAGGACTACCTCGTGGAGGCCGAGCGGACGTTGACCCGGGCGCGGCAGAACCACCTGCCGTGGGTGGGTCTGGCCCGCATCCAGGTCGACGCGAGCGCCGGTCGGATGGAGGCGGCCCGGGCGGCCGCCGACGATCTGATCGGAATTCTGCGCCGTAACGGGTTCTCCGCGCTGGAAGTGCTCGCGCACCACACCCTCACTCGCGCCGGGCTCGCCGACGCCGAGACCGGCGACCGGATGGCCGAGCTGGCGTCCAAGGTGGAAGGACCGTTGGCTCAGGCCGCCGCGCGCCACACCCACGCCCTGCTCACCGGCGACGTCACCGAGCTCAAGTCGATCGTGGAGGAATACGGCCGGCTGCGCCTCACGCTCTTCGCCACCGAGGCGGCCGCGCAGGCGTACCAGATCAAGCCGAGCGACGCGATCGCCTTCCGCCTCGCGGACCTGCTGGGGCAGATCGAAGGCGTCCAGACACCCGCGCTGAATCTGGGCATGACTGCACTCACCGAGCGCGAGCTGGAGATCGCGGACATGGCGGCCACGGGAATGTCCAGCCGCGCGATCGCCGACCAGCTCGTGGTCTCGCACCGCACTCCGGACAATCATTTGTTCAAGGTGTACGCGAAACTCGGCATCGCCGGCCGCACCGAGCTACCAGCGCGGCTGCGGCTCTACAAGGCCCTGCATACTCAGCGGCCGAGCTGACCCTACGCGACCGCGTTCCGACGATC
This genomic interval carries:
- a CDS encoding AAA family ATPase, whose translation is MGEPWQFVGRHAERDSVLKSVTASTPRGVVLSGAAGVGKSRLLREVLTKLDRTRFPYLAAAATAATANLPLGAFAEILPPTPPMGANPTLLLRWALDAIRAHGGELPTILVVDDIHLLDPLGATVVLYACRSGAATLIATHRSETPVPDAISTLWKDDLVERTEVKALDEQQTTELLGKVLQAPVQQASATRLWQITEGNALLLREVLTSLEGTPELTLEHGSWTWSGKLPTDPALNQLVDERIGRLEDPVRKVLELVALGEPIGLNLIQRECGEGPVAQAEDSLLIRVVEDGKRQNVRLTHPIYGEVLRHSISVTRAHKRRAQLAELIESTGARRRQDLLRVAVLRLDSRTATDPSQLLRAAGLAFADLDTRLAARLAEAANNAGAGFPAQELFATAVGLNGDPQKALELLDEAAREHTSDWEVARIAVARSVQQMTAIDDSDPLAVLDDAIGRVTDPTTRAWIRAHIAPERMFYAFYEDLDKLLADINADPYSSEAAKQFAVTLQLAMRAWRGEPMAALRAIVPMERSSLSLIPEMPYLSNSIHYTLGQASLLAGDVIHIQGAPDQPEFFPVLEGQQVLNRAQALRMLGSTRQAQRLAQGALGHLHTGGRIFLPAVYAELAQCAAVNGDGAAEDYLVEAERTLTRARQNHLPWVGLARIQVDASAGRMEAARAAADDLIGILRRNGFSALEVLAHHTLTRAGLADAETGDRMAELASKVEGPLAQAAARHTHALLTGDVTELKSIVEEYGRLRLTLFATEAAAQAYQIKPSDAIAFRLADLLGQIEGVQTPALNLGMTALTERELEIADMAATGMSSRAIADQLVVSHRTPDNHLFKVYAKLGIAGRTELPARLRLYKALHTQRPS